In Micromonospora sp. LH3U1, one genomic interval encodes:
- a CDS encoding MazG-like family protein has product MEESIWEAARASRSWLDAANGTGQTELTCRILKLTEEAGEASAAWIGLLGQNPRKGVTHSREDVAAELADVAFTALVAIESLGLDAQTVLDACAAKVRSRLAA; this is encoded by the coding sequence GTGGAAGAGTCGATCTGGGAGGCGGCCCGGGCGTCGCGCAGCTGGTTGGACGCAGCGAACGGTACGGGGCAGACCGAACTGACCTGCCGCATCCTCAAGCTGACCGAGGAGGCGGGGGAAGCGTCGGCCGCCTGGATCGGTCTGCTCGGTCAGAATCCACGCAAAGGCGTCACCCACAGCCGCGAGGACGTCGCGGCGGAGTTGGCCGACGTCGCCTTCACGGCGTTGGTGGCCATCGAGAGCCTGGGGCTGGACGCACAGACGGTCCTGGACGCCTGCGCCGCGAAGGTCCGCTCCCGCCTCGCGGCGTGA
- a CDS encoding pirin family protein: MERTESMLAQTRPPGVADVDPGSVLLPGHDVPLGRYTTVRRLLPQRQRRMVGAWCFVDHFGPDDVAQRPGMEVPPHPHTGLQTVTWLLDGEILHRDSLGNVQPIRPGQLNVMTSGNGIAHSERSPATHPPVMHGVQLWVALPDPARAGAADFAHHADLPRWRDGDLDVTLLVGEFAGERSPAVVHTPLVGVQLELSGEAPTTLSLRPDFEYAVLAMSGSAEAAEVGFEPGALLYLGSGRRELTVRGGAGARLLLLGGTPFEEPLVMWWNFVGRSHEEVAAAREDWMAGDARFGVVADDSAPPLPAPALPTTRLKARDRTGGLHG, from the coding sequence GTGGAGCGTACTGAATCAATGCTGGCGCAGACCCGGCCACCTGGTGTGGCCGACGTCGATCCCGGGAGCGTGCTGCTGCCCGGCCACGACGTGCCGTTGGGTCGGTACACCACTGTGCGGCGGTTGCTGCCGCAGCGCCAGCGCCGGATGGTTGGCGCCTGGTGTTTCGTCGACCATTTTGGCCCGGACGACGTGGCGCAGCGGCCCGGCATGGAGGTGCCGCCGCACCCGCACACCGGCCTGCAGACGGTGACCTGGCTGCTGGACGGTGAGATTCTGCACCGGGACAGCCTCGGCAACGTGCAGCCGATCCGTCCCGGTCAGCTGAACGTGATGACCTCCGGCAACGGCATCGCCCACTCCGAGCGGTCGCCGGCCACCCATCCGCCGGTGATGCACGGCGTACAGCTCTGGGTGGCACTGCCGGACCCCGCGCGAGCCGGGGCGGCGGATTTCGCGCACCACGCTGACCTGCCGCGCTGGCGTGACGGTGACCTTGACGTCACCCTGCTGGTCGGCGAGTTCGCCGGGGAGCGGTCACCGGCGGTGGTGCACACCCCGCTGGTGGGTGTGCAGCTGGAGCTGAGCGGCGAGGCGCCGACGACGCTGTCGTTGCGGCCCGATTTCGAGTACGCCGTGCTGGCGATGTCCGGTTCCGCGGAGGCCGCCGAGGTCGGGTTCGAGCCAGGGGCGCTGCTCTACCTGGGCTCGGGCCGCCGCGAGCTGACCGTGCGCGGCGGGGCTGGGGCCCGGTTGCTGCTGCTGGGCGGTACGCCGTTCGAGGAGCCGTTGGTGATGTGGTGGAACTTCGTCGGCCGCTCGCACGAGGAGGTTGCCGCCGCCCGGGAGGACTGGATGGCCGGGGACGCGCGCTTCGGTGTGGTCGCCGATGACTCGGCGCCGCCGCTGCCGGCACCCGCCCTGCCCACGACTCGCCTCAAGGCTCGCGACCGCACCGGTG